The following are encoded together in the Streptococcus oralis genome:
- the trxA gene encoding thioredoxin produces the protein MAKAITDATFEQETKDGLVLVDFWATWCGPCRMQGPILDKLSEELSEDVLKIVKMDVDENPNTARAFGIMSIPTLLFKKDGQVMKQVAGVHTAEQIKAIVAELS, from the coding sequence ATGGCAAAAGCAATTACAGATGCAACATTTGAACAAGAAACAAAAGACGGTTTGGTCTTGGTAGACTTCTGGGCAACTTGGTGTGGTCCATGTCGTATGCAAGGTCCAATCTTGGACAAATTGTCTGAAGAACTTTCAGAAGATGTCTTGAAAATCGTTAAAATGGACGTTGATGAAAATCCAAACACAGCTCGTGCTTTTGGAATCATGTCTATCCCAACCCTTCTCTTCAAGAAAGATGGCCAAGTTATGAAACAGGTTGCAGGTGTTCACACTGCAGAACAAATCAAGGCCATCGTTGCTGA